The Oncorhynchus keta strain PuntledgeMale-10-30-2019 unplaced genomic scaffold, Oket_V2 Un_contig_1875_pilon_pilon, whole genome shotgun sequence genome has a window encoding:
- the LOC127920271 gene encoding kelch-like protein 38 isoform X3 → MSYRMDQSKPHVEMFHYRNKEQSSDLLLQLNRLRQNRILTDVLLCSDNTEIPCHRNILASSSPYFTAMFCHHFRETNQEKVDLKGITSSILSDIVDYVYTGVITITMEIVLPLMQASSMLQYTRLFEACSSFLQEQLSPDNCLSMKRLAEILHCNSLKEKAREMAVQSFSDVSTSEDLCELSLPELMGYLEDDWLCAEEEQVFETLLAWIHHDPFSARGAISDLFRKVRLRYIHPTYLFQFIASDPLVQSSTLCTEVIESVRRLMFSITTKCGSDLKPLWVTPRRFTCRETLVLVGGRKNNEQTSREALLFDERTQRWQWLAKLPLRLYKASYVCIHSILYVLGGLTMNTKHRVVSTTVYTLSLKTNQWRTTEPMIQPRFAHQSVSYLHFIFVLGGLGPEKQVCDTVQRYNSMFNQWEAMVPMPTAVLHPAVAANDQRIYMFGGEDAMQNPVRMIQVYHIGRNMWSMLETRTVKNVSAPAAVLDDKIYIIGGYTRRMIAYDTKANRFTKCENLKQRRMHHAVAVLDDKLYVTGGRFINGHDVIEDSDSFECYDPKTDAWTTKGTLPYRLFDHGSLSLVCVSNKSKPPECVLWMCVCPPFR, encoded by the exons ATGTCTTATAG AATGGACCAATCAAAACCACACGTAGAGATGTTCCACTACAGGAACAAGGAACAGTCGTCCGACCTCCTACTGCAGCTGAACCGTCTGAGGCAGAACAGGATTCTTACCGACGTGCtcctctgttcagataacacAGAGATCCCCTGCCACCGTAACATCCTGGCCTCCAGCAGTCCTTACTTCACGGCCATGTTCTGTCACCACTTCAGAGAGACCAACCAGGAGAAGGTGGATCTGAAG gGGATAACCTCCAGCATCCTGAGTGACATCGTCGACTACGTCTACACAGgggtcatcaccatcaccatggaGATAGTACTGCCCCTTATGCAGGCTTCCTCCATGCTCCAGTACACCAGGCTGTTCGAGGCCTGCTCCTCATTCCTGCAG GAGCAGCTGAGCCCAGACAACTGCCTCAGCATGAAGCGACTGGCAGAGATATTACACTGCAACAGCCTGAAGGAGAAG GCCAGGGAGATGGCAGTACAGAGCTTCTCTGACGTCTCTACCTCTGAGGACCTGTGTGAGCTCTCCTTACCTGAGCTGATGGGTTACCTGGAGGATGACTGGCTCTGTGCTGAGGAGGAGCAG gtGTTCGAGACGTTATTGGCGTGGATCCACCACGACCCGTTCTCCGCGCGCGGCGCCATCTCCGACCTTTTCAGGAAGGTGCGTCTGCGCTACATCCACCCCACCTACCTGTTCCAGTTCATCGCCAGCGACCCCCTCGTCCAGTCCTCCACCCTGTGCACCGAGGTCATCGAGTCCGTCCGACGCCTCATGTTCTCCATCACTACTAAGTGTGGGTCGGACCTCAAGCCCCTGTGGGTGACCCCGCGGCGTTTCACCTGCCGGGAGACCCTGGTTCTAGTTGGCGGCCGCAAGAACAACGAACAGACGTCCCGCGAAGCACTCCTGTTCGACGAGAGGACTCAGCGCTGGCAGTGGCTGGCCAAGCTGCCCTTGCGACTCTATAAGGCCTCCTACGTCTGTATCCACAGTATCCTGTATGTCCTGGGAGGCCTCACCATGAACACCAAGCACAGAGTGGTTAGCACCACTGTCTATACGTTGTCTCTGAAGACCAACCAGTGGAGGACGACTGAGCCCATGATCCAGCCTCGCTTCGCCCACCAGTCTGTCTCCTACCTGCACTTTATCTTCGTCCTGGGGGGCCTGGGGCCGGAGAAGCAGGTGTGCGACACGGTGCAAAGGTACAATAGTATGTTCAACCAATGGGAGGCTATGGTTCCCATGCCGACGGCTGTGCTACACCCGGCGGTTGCCGCTAACGATCAAAGAATCTACATGTTCGGGGGAGAAGACGCGATGCAGAACCCTGTCAGGATGATACAG GTGTATCACATTGGCAGGAATATGTGGTCTATGTTGGAGACCAGGACAGTGAAGAACGTTTCTGCACCAGCAGCTGTCCTCGATGACAAGATCTACATTATCGGAG GCTACACCAGAAGAATGATTGCGTACGACACCAAAGCCAACCGCTTTACGAAGTGTGAGAACCTGAAGCAGAGGAGGATGCATCACGCCGTCGCGGTGCTCGACGACAAACTGTACGTGACCGGAGGACGCTTCATCAACGGACACGACGTCATAGAGGACTCCGACAGCTTCGAGTGCTACGACCCGAAGACTGACGCGTGGACGACGAAGGGGACGTTGCCGTACAGGCTGTTTGACCACGGTTCTCTGTCCCTGGTGTGTGTCTCCAACAAATCCAAGCCTCCTGAGTGTGtgttgtggatgtgtgtgtgtccccccttCAGATGA
- the LOC127920271 gene encoding kelch-like protein 38 isoform X4, whose product MDQSKPHVEMFHYRNKEQSSDLLLQLNRLRQNRILTDVLLCSDNTEIPCHRNILASSSPYFTAMFCHHFRETNQEKVDLKGITSSILSDIVDYVYTGVITITMEIVLPLMQASSMLQYTRLFEACSSFLQEQLSPDNCLSMKRLAEILHCNSLKEKAREMAVQSFSDVSTSEDLCELSLPELMGYLEDDWLCAEEEQVFETLLAWIHHDPFSARGAISDLFRKVRLRYIHPTYLFQFIASDPLVQSSTLCTEVIESVRRLMFSITTKCGSDLKPLWVTPRRFTCRETLVLVGGRKNNEQTSREALLFDERTQRWQWLAKLPLRLYKASYVCIHSILYVLGGLTMNTKHRVVSTTVYTLSLKTNQWRTTEPMIQPRFAHQSVSYLHFIFVLGGLGPEKQVCDTVQRYNSMFNQWEAMVPMPTAVLHPAVAANDQRIYMFGGEDAMQNPVRMIQVYHIGRNMWSMLETRTVKNVSAPAAVLDDKIYIIGGYTRRMIAYDTKANRFTKCENLKQRRMHHAVAVLDDKLYVTGGRFINGHDVIEDSDSFECYDPKTDAWTTKGTLPYRLFDHGSLSLVCVSNKSKPPECVLWMCVCPPFR is encoded by the exons ATGGACCAATCAAAACCACACGTAGAGATGTTCCACTACAGGAACAAGGAACAGTCGTCCGACCTCCTACTGCAGCTGAACCGTCTGAGGCAGAACAGGATTCTTACCGACGTGCtcctctgttcagataacacAGAGATCCCCTGCCACCGTAACATCCTGGCCTCCAGCAGTCCTTACTTCACGGCCATGTTCTGTCACCACTTCAGAGAGACCAACCAGGAGAAGGTGGATCTGAAG gGGATAACCTCCAGCATCCTGAGTGACATCGTCGACTACGTCTACACAGgggtcatcaccatcaccatggaGATAGTACTGCCCCTTATGCAGGCTTCCTCCATGCTCCAGTACACCAGGCTGTTCGAGGCCTGCTCCTCATTCCTGCAG GAGCAGCTGAGCCCAGACAACTGCCTCAGCATGAAGCGACTGGCAGAGATATTACACTGCAACAGCCTGAAGGAGAAG GCCAGGGAGATGGCAGTACAGAGCTTCTCTGACGTCTCTACCTCTGAGGACCTGTGTGAGCTCTCCTTACCTGAGCTGATGGGTTACCTGGAGGATGACTGGCTCTGTGCTGAGGAGGAGCAG gtGTTCGAGACGTTATTGGCGTGGATCCACCACGACCCGTTCTCCGCGCGCGGCGCCATCTCCGACCTTTTCAGGAAGGTGCGTCTGCGCTACATCCACCCCACCTACCTGTTCCAGTTCATCGCCAGCGACCCCCTCGTCCAGTCCTCCACCCTGTGCACCGAGGTCATCGAGTCCGTCCGACGCCTCATGTTCTCCATCACTACTAAGTGTGGGTCGGACCTCAAGCCCCTGTGGGTGACCCCGCGGCGTTTCACCTGCCGGGAGACCCTGGTTCTAGTTGGCGGCCGCAAGAACAACGAACAGACGTCCCGCGAAGCACTCCTGTTCGACGAGAGGACTCAGCGCTGGCAGTGGCTGGCCAAGCTGCCCTTGCGACTCTATAAGGCCTCCTACGTCTGTATCCACAGTATCCTGTATGTCCTGGGAGGCCTCACCATGAACACCAAGCACAGAGTGGTTAGCACCACTGTCTATACGTTGTCTCTGAAGACCAACCAGTGGAGGACGACTGAGCCCATGATCCAGCCTCGCTTCGCCCACCAGTCTGTCTCCTACCTGCACTTTATCTTCGTCCTGGGGGGCCTGGGGCCGGAGAAGCAGGTGTGCGACACGGTGCAAAGGTACAATAGTATGTTCAACCAATGGGAGGCTATGGTTCCCATGCCGACGGCTGTGCTACACCCGGCGGTTGCCGCTAACGATCAAAGAATCTACATGTTCGGGGGAGAAGACGCGATGCAGAACCCTGTCAGGATGATACAG GTGTATCACATTGGCAGGAATATGTGGTCTATGTTGGAGACCAGGACAGTGAAGAACGTTTCTGCACCAGCAGCTGTCCTCGATGACAAGATCTACATTATCGGAG GCTACACCAGAAGAATGATTGCGTACGACACCAAAGCCAACCGCTTTACGAAGTGTGAGAACCTGAAGCAGAGGAGGATGCATCACGCCGTCGCGGTGCTCGACGACAAACTGTACGTGACCGGAGGACGCTTCATCAACGGACACGACGTCATAGAGGACTCCGACAGCTTCGAGTGCTACGACCCGAAGACTGACGCGTGGACGACGAAGGGGACGTTGCCGTACAGGCTGTTTGACCACGGTTCTCTGTCCCTGGTGTGTGTCTCCAACAAATCCAAGCCTCCTGAGTGTGtgttgtggatgtgtgtgtgtccccccttCAGATGA